One window of Papaver somniferum cultivar HN1 chromosome 9, ASM357369v1, whole genome shotgun sequence genomic DNA carries:
- the LOC113310879 gene encoding uncharacterized protein LOC113310879 isoform X2, whose translation MEGSGAPDSPFRCIIVPRSRLLLEIPALPEILVLENPEQLQTCFQEFLDDYTRARQNKSSDPRKFADCEGNLIRVLSRFRTFKFEFPEFYSPVLKLPAIQSMISLLEDDECGSLLASYILITFEKLTDPDILIYDQHEEATVFVKSLVKSEALNVFVSTLDKFPGYDDVYFPALQTIAQMIFLHPYVADTAGKHTHLMEWVFKALGAPEWDELKQYVVGLLDTLLMSSKENRLQFGKSGAVTLVVNALTSLESPNEEQEEAPLDYEDEEYLVETLFSCLLFLLECPENIVSFVDAEGVELMIKFIQQEEFGYCYGSAIEALDIAVKVCQSASEKFVKHALAWNTAFPPSMDKIPPSVTHVKEKTEARHISLIASLTGGIAKTEKGILLKKFEEDDFERITWLMELYRGYSEEVEAMANRLEDEEYELCMEKLRYESTVQSIAVILGYLLSEDPTTRNKIENRLTHHNLKKKHVQDFILVYRDSIGNAGESVESAETVMVESTDSLEENSKQGMELDVKENPEKRMELDVKESAKTVMEESTGNAGESAESAKTVMEESTDSLEENSKQGMELDVKENPDKRMELDVKESAKTVMEESTGNAGESVESAKTVMGESTDSLEENPDKRMVLDVKYQTRQSFQLSKHTGTLHQ comes from the exons ATGGAGGGCTCCGGCGCTCCCGATTCACCCTTTAGATGTATAATTGTCCCAAGATCTCGATTGTTACTAGAGATTCCAGCTTTACCCGAAATACTTGTTCTTGAAAATCCAGAGCAGCTTCAGACATGTTTCCAAGAATTTTTGGATGATTACACTAGAGCTCGTCAGAATAAATCATCTGATCCTCGTAAATTTGCTGATTGTGAAGGTAATCTTATTAGAGTACTTTCAAGGTTCAGAACTTTCAAATTTGAATTTCCTGAATTTTATTCCCCCGTATTAAAGCTTCCGGCTATTCAATCGATGATTAGTTTATTAGAAGATGATGAATGTGGGAGCCTTTTAGCTAGTTATATTCTTATTACATTCGAAAAGTTAACTGATCCGGATATTTTAATATATGATCAACATGAAGAAGCTACCGTTTTCGTTAAGTCTCTGGTTAAGTCTGAAGCCTTAAACGTATTTGTTTCTACTCTTGATAAGTTTCCTGGATATGATGATGTTTATTTCCCAGCACTTCAAACAATTGCGCAGATGATATTTCTTCATCCATATGTAGCAGATACCGCGGGTAAGCATACCCATCTGATGGAATGGGTGTTTAAAGCACTAGGAGCTCCCGAATGGGATGAACTAAAACAATATGTTGTAGGGTTATTAGATACTCTTTTGATGTCTAGTAAGGAAAATAGACTTCAATTTGGTAAATCGGGTGCTGTAACTCTTGTAGTAAATGCTCTTACATCCCTTGAAAGTCCTaacgaagaacaagaagaagccCCGCTGGattatgaagacgaagaatacCTGGTGGAGACTTTGTTTAGTTGTTTACTTTTTCTATTAGAATGTCCGGAGAATATAGTGAGTTTTGTTGATGCTGAAGGAGTTGAGTTAATGATTAAATTTATTCAGCAAGAGGAATTCGGTTATTGTTATGGGTCTGCAATTGAGGCACTTGATATTGCAGTGAAAGTTTGTCAGTCTGCTTCTGAGAAATTTGTGAAACATGCTTTGGCATGGAACACTGCTTTCCCGCCTTCCATGGATAAG ATTCCACCAAGCGTTACGCACGTGAAAGAAAAAACAGAAGCGCGCCATATATCTCTAATCGCATCATTAACTG GTGGCATTGCCAAGACAGAAAAAGGTATCTTGTTAAAAAAGTTTGAGGAGGATGATTTCGAAAGAATCACCTGGCTTATGGAGCTCTATAGAGG ATATTCTGAAGAAGTTGAAGCAATGGCGAATCGTCTTGAAGATGAAGAG TATGAGCTCTGCATGGAAAAACTGCGATATGAATCCACAGTTCAG TCGATTGCTGTTATTCTTGGTTATCTTTTGTCCGA GGATCCTACAACacgaaataaaattgaaaatcgaTTAACTCATCACAACTTAAAGAAGAAACATGTGCAGGATTTTATCTTG GTATATCGAGACAGCATTGGCAATGCGGGCGAATCAGTAGAAAGTGCAGAGACAGTGATGGTGGAAAGCACTGATTCCCTTGAG GAAAATTCTAAACAAGGGATGGAGCTGGATGTAAAGGAAAATCCTGAGAAGAGGATGGAGCTGGATGTAAAGGAAAGTGCAAAGACAGTGATGGAGGAAAGCACTGGCAATGCGGGCGAATCAGCAGAAAGTGCAAAGACAGTGATGGAGGAAAGCACTGATTCCCTTGAG GAAAATTCTAAACAAGGGATGGAGCTGGATGTAAAGGAAAATCCTGACAAGAGGATGGAGCTGGATGTAAAGGAAAGTGCAAAGACAGTGATGGAGGAAAGCACTGGCAATGCGGGAGAATCAGTAGAAAGTGCAAAGACAGTGATGGGGGAAAGCACTGATTCCCTTGAG GAAAATCCTGACAAGAGGATGGTGCTGGATGTAAAGTACCAGACGCGACAGAGCTTTCAACTTTCCAAACACACTGGCACACTCCATCAATAA